The genome window TTTCATTGTCACTGAGAAACACAATGGATGTTATTGAGACGGTTGTAACAGAGAGTATTGAAGTAGATGAAACTCCAACGGTGTCCAGTTTGGATCCAGATAAATCGAAAGCAGGTCAGTGCAACTTGTCAGCAGATTGCATTCATCGTTATTTGCGAGGAGCTCGATGAGTTTGTGGTTGATCACTGATATTTATCAGAATAAATTTAATTGGCTCTCAAAGTTTCTCAATAGGGCAAGTTTCTGTAAACACACGGGCTACGAGGAAAACACATGACAATTTAATAAACAACATTTAACAAAACATGTCATTTATTTGTATcatattgtttttatatatacacatttatcAACTTCCCTTCTCCAGAGTTTGTATGGACTTTACAAGCCACATGGCAACTTGTCCAAACCCGCCTCGAAATGGACCAGGATTTTGACCAGCCAGTGTGCAAGAAAAAGAAACTGTGGGAGACAGTGGCTGAGAGAGTGACTGCCAAGCTAAGGGCAGCTGGGAGCAGAGATGTCACAGTCAAGGCCTATGAGTGTGATCTGAAGTGGCGTAACATGTTGGCCACATACAGGAAAAACGCTGAGAGGTCCAAGAGACTGGGGGCCCAGAGTGTCCACTGGGAGTTCTTCAAGGCCATGCATGAGGTCCTGGGGAAGAGTCGGGAGGAGATCGAGGCACAGCGCAGGTCCAAACTCAACGGGACCAAGCTGGGCAAGGCTATTGCCAGCAAGCGGTTTACCCCCATCCTCCCTACACCCTCCCTGACAGCTGCCCCCTTTGCTTCCAGGCCCCCCCAGGATGTCCTGCAGCTGTACATGGAGCTGCAGGAGAGGAAGATGAACATGTGGGCCCAGCAGAAGgccctggaggagaggaagatagAGGCCATCAATAATCTAGCCCGTGCAATCTCCAGTTTGTCTCACAGTCAAAACAACAGTTTCCAGCTGCCAGAGTAGCAGTACAGCACACCAGAGCAAAGGAGTTTTCACTGAACTTGTGCATAGAATGAAAGACTGCATCATGCAAATGTTTCTTAAGCGTTCAACCATTCAGCTACTTTGTGTTGTCATGATTTGTCATtgtatatgtttttattatgcTGTAATAACACCATTTGACAAAGGAGTTCACTGCAGGAATTCCCTGTAATACCTGTGAATGAGAAGAAGGCTACATAGGGCATTTGTACATAGATCTGCCATAGGATACAAATAATCCTACATATGTATAAAATACAAGATATTGCTGTGATACTCTTCCTTTTAATAAAATATTCAATATAAATGCTGTTTATCTCAATACAAACACAAAAATTCTAAATCACTTTATGTACTTCCAGAATCCAACTCTTTGTACAGCAAATCTGCAATGGCTTCCCTTCTCCTCACACCCTCCTCAtcacactccccctctccctcctgtgtccctgcctccctctcaACCTGTCCGTTGACCACTTCCCCCATGTCCAGAAATACATTGTGGAGTATGCAAGCAGTAAGGACAACTGCTTTGGCTCTTTCATAGTTCCCCATGTCCAAATACCTGAGCCTTTCAAATCTGGCTTTCAGGTCAGCCACAGCCTGGTCCAGGAGGTAAAAATGGGCTTCCAGGGACCTGTTGTAAAGATTTCCCCTGGGGCCACGACCCACTACGTACGGGGTCAATATCTGGGCAGAGGCTGGATATCCAACTCGAGCCACTAGGCAGGTCCCTGGGGGCATCATCTCAGGGAGCTGTTTGAGTTTGTCCCTCAGAGCACTGGCTCTATCCAGGTCTGATCCCTTGCTGATTCTGCAGTGTATCAACCTGCCTGTATGGTTACACACCAGCTCCAGGTTCAGCCAGGAGTCGGGATGGGCCTCCTTCTTCATCCTCTTTACCTCTGGCACCATGCTCTCCACATCCTGTTTGCCAATGGGCAGGCGGATGGGGATGCGGGTGTGCCCCAAGACTCCCAGGACCCTGGGGACGCCCTTCTCTTCCAAGCCCTTGGCTTTCCCCAGCAGGCTGGAGAGGGGCGGGAGGTTTTCAACAGCCTCAATGCCTGGAGGAGAGAAGGACCAGAAACAAACACGGGTGATAGAGTAAATAATGTGTCAATTGTTTGAAGGTGAACATTTCAGGATattgtaattcagtgatattctacgtggggggggggggggggggctgcagtGAGgtcgcccccccaaaaaataattgtatgggacaatatacaaacaTTTCTTGAGTAAATGTATTGATGGGTTTTCATTTTGAAAGTAATGTAATTAATTGAATGTTATTTATTGATGTAAAATCTAAATTGACTGATTTTAAGGTTGTGTCATCCGATTTGGGGTGGCAAGAAATTATTGGGGGGAAAATGGGGTCCACAGAAATACTGGCAGATAAAATGGGGTCCCTGCTGAAAAAGTTTGTATAACACTTGTAATTGATCCACATTGAACAGCAGTCTACATACCAGTCGGCCATCTAATTTGTTGGTCCTCAAGTGTGTTCACACGCTCACAAAAGGAAAAGAAGATCCTATGAATGTTTCCTTTTTCCAGGCGGAAACTGGTAGACACAGAGCGATAGCTGAGGCGCTTGGAGAGGAGGGTAAGGGACAGGAGAACAGTGTGGGACAGGGATAAGCGGGCACGTCCTGCCATACGGCTCTGATTGTATCTTGAGTTTGAATTCTGGAGGAGATCTGTAATGTACTGAGAGATGAAAAGAAACATAAATCAGATCTGTGCACAGCAAATGAAGCAAATGGTGTCATCTCAAATCTGCATTAGTGTGGGGATGGAAAAATAGATCAAGCCACAACAATGAAGAAAAGTAGGCCTACTGAAGGCTACCTGAACTGCAGCGTTTTCCTCAGCATCAGTTAACTGTTGAGATTCAGACTCCTCTTCTACATGAGAAAGTGTTGTAAGTTCTGTTGTTGACCGAATTTGGTTTTGCTGTTGAGGTTCTTCCACCAGCTGAGACAGTTGTAGGTAGATTGGTCCAGGCTGGTCCTGAACCTTTGCTAGGAGGTCAGCTTCCAGAATTTCTTCCACTGCTCGGTCCAATCGTTGCTCCAGTTCGTCTTGAGAAAGAGGCTCCCATTCACGCTGCATCATTTCGAGCACAGCTCGACCAGCCGACTCAACATAATTATTATCCATGCGTGTGCGTGGTGCTGAGCGCAGTGGAAAAGGTTTGATAGAGGACCACCGAAACGGTAACGTTATCCTGAAAACCGTAATTAATATTCGATTTGTTTTGCTGATTCACTCCTTTAAATAGTTTATGGATAATGCCATGATTGTTCAGAACTTGCTCTGTTAACACACTAAATTACAGGCTAGCTAGCGATCTAAAATGTATAATACAGGGTAACTTATCACAGATACTGGTAACTAACTAACTTAGTAAGTTGGCTATTATTGCGTTATATCTAACTAGCTTGCTAATCCACTATGTCCTCCTCAGTTATTGTGTAGATTGCTAGTTAGATACCCGACACCTAAGATGCAAATAAATTAGATAGCTAAATATTTGTTccgtctagctagctagctctcatCCATCCTgctaaaaacaaaaatataatcttCTTCTTTAAAGTTTTATGGCAGACTACACCTATTGGTGTATTGCCGCCATCTACTGTACGGAGTCGTCCTCTTTGATATTATTGCAGTACGAACTATTTCGGTGgtggaaaagtactcaattgtcatactttagtaaaagtaaagatatcataatagaaaattactaaaagtgaaagtcacccagtaaaatactacaaaagtatttggttttaaatatacttaagtatcaaaagtaaatggaattgctaaaatgtacttaagtatcataaGTAAATACATCAATTATTTAAacttccttatattaagaaaaccagatgacacatttttttattggcagatagccaggggcatactccaacacaCAATTTGCAAACGaatcatttgtgtttagtgagtcagccagttcagaggcagtagggatgaccagggacggcaggctagcctagtggttagagcgttggactagtaactgtaaattcaaatccctgagctgacaaggtacaaatctgttgttctgcccctgaacaggcagttaacccactgttcctaggccgtcattgtaaataagaatttgttcttaagacttgcctagttaaataaaggtaaaataaataaaaatgttcccttgataagtgtgtgaattggaccattttcccaTCAAAATgtagagtacttttgggtgtcagggaaaatgtagggagtaaaaagtacattattttgatTTAGGAATGTAGCAAAGTAAAAGTTGCTaaacatataaatagtaaagtacagataccccccaaaaaactacttaagtagcactttcaagtattttcactTAAGTACTTGACACCACTGGGAACGAAGAAAAATGCTATAGGtgcatgctgccacctactgtttTGGCTGTATCAGCCCAAataattaaaataaagaaaactaaACTCAATGAACTCCTTTATTCAGATTCAACTGcccatccctacaggctctgggaaATATCTTCTGCTGTAGCTAGCGTAATACAGTAAAAAAGTGCAAGACATCACCCTCTTTTGGCGGTAGTATAATACACTATCATAAAATCCTGAACATTTCCTAATTTTACTGCTGAACGGATTTTATTTCACCATATGAATGACAAAGTGAATAGCACAAAAGCATTTCACAGAATAGTGTGCATTAACAAAAGCAATTACAATATACCACACAGGGGCTGACAAATATGTTTGTATGTCAACAAAAGGACTTTGTGGTTGTCCTGTTTTTAAAAGAGCATGTTGGCGAACTATTTCCATCATATTTTAAGAGAATGACAACCACAACAGTCAGATTGTTGACTCCGAGACAGTAATTTGTACCTTTGTTTATCACGAAAGATGAGTGGACCACCGAAAATATGCTAAATACCGTATTTACTGATGTttagttcattcattcatttaaatATAGTTGATGCAAAAGGCCATGCTTGTTCAGCCAACACACTAAATTACAAATTACAGGCTAGCTAGCCATCTAAACGTTTCACCAAGGTAATTTACAAATATTAAGGGAACTAATACATTGGCTATTATTGTGTTATAGCTAACTCGCTAATCCACTTCATCCTCAATTGTGTAGATTAATAAAGTTACCTACCTGACCCTTTATCCAAATAAATGAGCTAACTACATATTTAACTAGCTCTCATCCAGCCTGCTACAAACACATTCTACTGCTGTAACTAGTTTAATAGATTAAGCAAGTGCAAGAGCTCACCTCTTTCTGGCTGTAGTATAACACTACACTATCATACAATCCTGGCAATTTCAAATTTCACTGAACTGACTTTATTTCACCATATGAATGACAAATACCAAGTAAAGTGAACGGCACAAAAGCATTTCACCGAGTCGATTAACAATATACCACACAGGAGGTGAcaaagaaaatgtttttttttatgtcaacTCAAAAGACAATTACAGGTGTTGCTTGTTTCATAAAGTCCTGTTTTTAAAAGAGCTTGTTGGTGAACCATTTCCATCATATCTTAAAAAAAGGGCATGACAACCACCCCAAAATCAGGTTGTTGAATCTAATTGAGACAGTTTACACCTATTTCAATTTGACACCAGTAATTTGTTTGTTTATCACAATAGATTAGTGATTCCTGTCTCTTTCCACTGAAGGTTTCCATTTACACTTcagcaccaaaaaaaagtgtgtgtgtgtgtgtggggggggtgggggggggggggggtgtaatttGGGGGTAGGGGTCAAATTGGTACAGTTTTGTATAGAgaaacaagaagaaaaaaaattacaCAGGAACTCCAGTGCAAAGGTTCAAAAGTAAAGAAACAAGCAAACAAAAACCAGATAGTGGGAAAGCTTAATACCTTTACACTGAAATAAAACTGACGATTGTAAATCTTCAcaccattctgtgtgtgtgtgtgtgtgtgtgtgtgtccatccgtGTGCAAGTACATGTGTTCTGCTATACATTTTATGTCATGGCATcaacatgttgtgtttatttcaGATCCATTCATGCGCATGTTAACTAGATAAGCTAATAACTCACAAACCCTTTGTTGCTCCACATACTACCACCCCAAGGAGTAATTAAAAAACGCTAAATTGTAATATTGAATAAAGAAAAACAATGCAATCAGCAAGAGGGCATTCTAAAAATGAAATAGCCACTCCCTTCGCAAATCTCCAACATAGCCAAAAGACAGGCTACACCCTCCCCAAAAGACTAGTATGAATTAAATTAGGAGGTATGATGCATTTTTCATTTTTTCCCAACCCCCTTACTGACAGTGGCCTGACAAATTAGAAATGTTTGTTGAGGGATCTTGTGAGTGAATCAAAACATGCGTGAGCCTAGTTCAGGAATAACATGAAAATACTCCCCTCTGTGTGAGAGGGAATTCATGTTCTTCCTGCAAAGTTAAAGATCTCACAGGTACACTCGCATGTTACCCTAAAGCAGTCTGTAAAGCCGGCCTACCTAATCCAAAGCACCACTTCCCAGATCCCCCGCCCcatgtccctccctccctgcctgcttcCTTCCTTCACTGCACTGCCTGCTCATTGGCTGTGCTGCCAGAGTCCTGAGGCTTCATGACGTCAGGAAGCTCTGGGGGGCTGGAGAAGGGCTCAACCCTCAGCTGCTCAAATGCATCatctgaaagagagggagagatgtgttTGATAAGGAGAGAGTAAAGAGTATCAAAGGGAAACAGAGGAAGCAAGAGGCATTATTAGAGGGATAAACTTAGGTGTGCAAGGAAGTGGCAATTTGTTTCTGTTAAACAACAAACTATTTCACAGCCATATCTTGCAGCTCAACATCAGAATAAAACAGAGTGAATGTTTTGAAACATGGGACAGATACCACGTAACAGAAATGAACACTCACCACCGAGACGGAAAGCTAATCCAACAGTCCCTGGGGCCTGAGGTCTGGCTGTCTGATTTGTGAAGCCGCAGTCTCCAAGAGTCTTACTATCCTCCAGCAACATGTCATCCTGATACAAGAGAGATGTCAGAGCAGAGGGTAGATATGTAACACCACCATCAAGTTCACCATTTAATctatctatatatacacacacacacacacacacacacacacacacacaccacaaatgagggcaggagagagaaaagagaagaacaGACTTTCGGGGATTGTTTgggtttaataaaatcaacttcCTCTTAGACTTGGGGAGTTCCTACAGCAGAAGAAAACCCTATTTTATATATACAAATAGAATAAATGACTTTCATTGGCCTGGCCATATCTTACTCCCCCACTTTGTAATTGTCCTCCACAAGGGGTATGCACTGTATATACCTTGTACAGCCTCTGTTCCTCCGGTGCCCTCTTTAGGATACCCTCCACTATGCGCTTCAGCTCGTAGACCGTAGTGGACTCTTTGGCATCAGTGAAGATGGTCGTCTTGTGACGCCGGATCATCAGAAACACATCCTAAGACAACAGCAAGTTAGGGAGATAAGACATAATAAAAATAATAGTGTCCCAAACCTTTAGTACCAGGGACCACTATGCCGTTGCTCTGTTTGCTAGCTAACAGACCAGTGAACAATAAGAAACACTGGAATAGGACTGTGAAACGTGCTGCAGCCCTTGACATTTCATTCATTGTCTAGTAGTCAATGGCCTATGATTTGTATATACGGAAGCCTTTCTTGAACCAATGCACCTGTTTGATGTTAAAACATCTCAGTAGAGGGGAAAACTGAGCAAACAGCAGCCAAATCTGCCACCATAGGCTTCTGCCGGGTGACAGCCCCACATGTGCTCGTTCATCATTAGAAGTGCTAGAGAGCCATCTTTCTAATTAAAGGCCTCAAGCCTGGGCCGGACCCAATAATGTCGACAACATGTAGGGCTGGAGGATAGTGGGCAAAGTACAGTTCAATATTTGGGAGAAACAGGGTCTCATCATTTAAGGTTGGGGGGATCATGCAAAGTAAATAGGTTAAGACCGCACCGCCAACTGTAAGGCTTAACTTGAAGAGGAAAATGCTACATTTCTGTTGACTGACAAAATTACGGTTGACTATGAGCACATTTTACCTAAACTTGCCACCAGTTACTTAATAGCTAGTTGATAAACATTGACTGGTTAACATTGTCTTCCaaagctagtagctagctaactgttagctagctacataacgATGCTGGATACAAAATGTCCAAATGACTTTAGCTACCAAGCTGGCAACTGtataacgttagcttgctaactaattaaatagcaaatggaatGTTTGTGTAGCTAACTAGTCAGCAAAAAAAGCTAGGTAATATTGCATTACTTCTTCAGTTGGCTGTTAtctactactgttagctaacgttagctagctagcccattCACTCAATGCTTCACTGACGTGTGGTCATGTACGCTTGACACCAAACGAATAGCAAGCCATCTGGGcagtagctacctagctagctaacgtaacctAGTTTCTATGGACATGGAAAGTATGTTCGAGTGTCACCAAGGCTAGATAACTAGCTACATGAGACAGATCTAGGATAAGTTAGctagttatttatttttaacaagTCAGACAGTGAACGTTGAGCTAGAATTAACTCGTCAAGTTAGACTAAAACAAAACGCTGATTGCAGTTAAACAGCTACTGTTGACTTGCTAGTTACCATTAGCTTAATATGCTGCGAGTCCATATCAAGCGTTCCCCACCATATGTCTTAATGGAGGGAATTAACGGTTTCTACATGTCAACATTTACTTTACCATAGCAGCAAAACGCCATAAGAATGTCAAGTCACAGTTTTAAAATAGATCAATTTTCTCTTCCTCACTCACCATTTCTCTCGGTCGGTTGCGCCTCCGCTATCCCACGCTGCACTGCGAGAATCACAAAACGCTCTCATCCAACAGTGGTGTATCACACCAGAGATACTTTTGATGAGCTAGGAAACTCCATTGAAATCGTATTAACGACCATTGTGTACGTTGCCCATGCTACGTCAATGGACCGCGCGGTGCCTTCTGGGcgattcttggtcaaatagagctttccttcaaggagtgaatgggagtcaATCGGCCGTTAACTAAAAACTCAACATTAGCATGCATTTTgtcaacaagaagtacaacattacaaatattttccgATATGTGCGATAATTAACTTGCTATCTGTAATGTATACCTTTGGAATCGTGACATCGCGTTCTTTGGAAAAAAAAGAGGCAAGTTTCTCTACTCATACCCTGACTTTAGGAACGGATTTCGTGACGATTATTTTAGCAACAGCGTGACGAAGCAAAACAACGTCAACGCGATTGGTCAACAGTCTGCTGGGTGGGTCGTTATGTGACTCATTCATTGCCCAATATGATTCCTATCTCCTTTCTCTAATGTCTCTGATCATACAACAGCGGAGGGTATTCAGAGAACTAGCAATGGCGTAGTTTTGTAGGCATTAACTCACTCCACAGACAGAAGGGGTAACCATCTTTGCGAACTCCGCCATGGTTCGTTAGCCAATGCCTATGGGGAAATGAATGGCGGTTTTGAATAAACGCCGacaataaggtctgtggtaaacacaggtttAGGAAATCTaacgttttgttctatgaaatAATCATCAGTTTACGTCACTTTCTGTGAATGTAtgtatttatgaaaaataaagcacaacgcttcataattcataaaggtcatgttaactgactgatatctcATATTACTAAATATATAAGACCTCCTCAGACCTTATTTTAGGCATTTATTTCAAACCCCTATTATTTCCCCAACCAGAGATAACTCATTACCGGGTTTTAGAACTACAAGTTGGCGAGATGTTTACCATTTAAGAACCAAAACAAGAGTTTATTGGTCATTCAGGTAAATTCTATTGGAAAATTGAGGTAAATTCTGTTTCGTTTAAAAAACGTTTTGCATCAGAATCTGCGGACTGAATTACACTCAGCTGTCCGAAAGCGCTGCTTGTGCAGTGAAAACTCAGCTTTGTTGTGAGAATATTTCATAATTGTACATTTTGTTAAGCTCCAACACCGGCATGCTCTACAATGAAGAGACCCATAATAAATGCAAACAAGTATCCTATTCCTATaaacaaatgcattttttttgttgattGTTCAGTCTTATTTAaggcataaaaaaaacattcctaTAATAATCCTGCGTTCATAACCAAATGGGGAAGGTAGTATTTACCcgttgtgaagtcgtaaataccagttTGATACAGTCACAAGCTTTGAACTCGccgattggctaatggccaacaaacTGTGTCAACCATAAACAATGTACAGCTATCATGATTGTAAACAGTGTTAAAAAACAATAACAAGATTGCTTTTTATAAATGTCTTGTTGCATACTAATTTCCTTAGTATGTGAcgtcagaggtcagcatgtgggagaagtcagAGCTCAGGGATGATAGATAAGTTTCCTACTactaattaccagttggaggagCATTAAAGTGGATTTTTCCAAGATCAGGTAAGGTGaaactatctacagtatatactacAATAATGTAAGGTGAAAATGTCTATACTACAATAAATGTACTACAATAACATGTTTGGATTCATttactggaagaaaaaaaaaagtttacagtGTAAAATAAAGAAACTGCTTTTAGGATAAGCTTATCACTTATTCCATCATCTATGTTGCTATGCATGATGTTTTGACTGATTTTGAATTGATCCAGTTGGTTCATAAACTCCTACTATCATCctcctgtgtaataatcatgacCCAGTACACCAGCCACACACAACCATAAAACACAAGTGTTTCTAATCAAAATGATAAAGTAAAAACTACACCCCCGATAGAGCGCTCATCCAATCAATTATTCAGTTTTCCATGGCATGATGTTCTTCAGAGGATCGCTCACTGTTGGTGTCGGGGTTACCCGCCGTGCTACCGTCGGGGTTACCTGCCGTGCTACCGTCGGGGTTACCCGCCGTGCTACTGTCCGGGTGACCATATGTGTTACCATCAGTGTTGTTGTTACTCTCGGTGTTGCTCCTTAAAAAGGAGACCCTCATAACAGTGCTCTTTCCAGCTGTTTCCTTTCCAGATTCAATGCCAACCATGTCTGTAATAACAGATAAACACAATATGATCAACAAATTACAATTATGTTAGTAACATAACATAAGACAACTACAATTTAGAACACACTAAATACTCACTTGAACAATATCTATGTTGACAAAGTTATTCTCAAACCTCTTTAGGAAAGTGAactaacagctggtgcgcgatctctaatattaagtaagtcgaggttctgctcgcctgagttatgcatcacgataagctgtagaccatactatttacctgTATAATACATATTGTATTACCGcaactaccttgtacccctgcacattgattcaGTACTTGTACTCCTTATAAA of Salmo trutta chromosome 1, fSalTru1.1, whole genome shotgun sequence contains these proteins:
- the LOC115203664 gene encoding uncharacterized protein LOC115203664 gives rise to the protein MDVIETVVTESIEVDETPTVSSLDPDKSKAEFVWTLQATWQLVQTRLEMDQDFDQPVCKKKKLWETVAERVTAKLRAAGSRDVTVKAYECDLKWRNMLATYRKNAERSKRLGAQSVHWEFFKAMHEVLGKSREEIEAQRRSKLNGTKLGKAIASKRFTPILPTPSLTAAPFASRPPQDVLQLYMELQERKMNMWAQQKALEERKIEAINNLARAISSLSHSQNNSFQLPE
- the LOC115203657 gene encoding uncharacterized protein LOC115203657 — its product is MDNNYVESAGRAVLEMMQREWEPLSQDELEQRLDRAVEEILEADLLAKVQDQPGPIYLQLSQLVEEPQQQNQIRSTTELTTLSHVEEESESQQLTDAEENAAVQYITDLLQNSNSRYNQSRMAGRARLSLSHTVLLSLTLLSKRLSYRSVSTSFRLEKGNIHRIFFSFCERVNTLEDQQIRWPTGIEAVENLPPLSSLLGKAKGLEEKGVPRVLGVLGHTRIPIRLPIGKQDVESMVPEVKRMKKEAHPDSWLNLELVCNHTGRLIHCRISKGSDLDRASALRDKLKQLPEMMPPGTCLVARVGYPASAQILTPYVVGRGPRGNLYNRSLEAHFYLLDQAVADLKARFERLRYLDMGNYERAKAVVLTACILHNVFLDMGEVVNGQVEREAGTQEGEGECDEEGVRRREAIADLLYKELDSGST
- the elob gene encoding elongin-B, which codes for MDVFLMIRRHKTTIFTDAKESTTVYELKRIVEGILKRAPEEQRLYKDDMLLEDSKTLGDCGFTNQTARPQAPGTVGLAFRLGDDAFEQLRVEPFSSPPELPDVMKPQDSGSTANEQAVQ